A segment of the Prochlorococcus marinus str. MIT 9215 genome:
AAAATTAATATCGCAATACGGACATGCTCTAGTACAAGCGGGGCCCATGATTAAAAAAGTTGCAGTACCACTTGCAAAACATTCTCCAATATTTGGACAGCTTGCTTCCTGACAAACTGTATTTAATTTTAAATCACTTAATAAACTCGCGGTATTACCTATCCTCTCAAATTGAGGAGCCTTTACCCTTAACCATTCTGGTTTTGTTGCCGCATTTTTGGAAATACTTGTCAAATGACTTTGGTCAGCTTCATCTAAATAAATTTTAATCAAAATTTCGTTATTTTACTATTTAAATTGATCTGTAATGAAAAATGTTGTTAATTCACCTCCTTTTAAATAAGAAACTAAGAAATCTAAACGTTCTATAATCATAAATTAAAAACAGTTTTTAGAACATATTTTTTAGAACAGTAAAAAAACAATTAATTAATACATAATTTTTGTTTTTTCTTTGCAGGTAATAGTTTTTTGTTCTATTTATTGTTTTTATGCAAGTATTTGATACAGTAAAAAATATATCTTTAAATACTTTGTCTTTTCAATTCAAAAGAAAAAAAAATCTTTTAACTGAGAATAAAAAGAAAAAATCTATAGGATATGCTAGAGCAACTGATAATGAAAGTTTTTACCTAGAAGAACAAATACAATTCTTAAAAGATGAAGGTTGCAATTTAATCTTTTCTGAACTCTTAAGTATTGATTCTGAAAAAAAGCCTGAATTCCATAAAGCTTTAAAAGCTTTAACCAAAGGAGATGAATTAGTCGTAACCAAACTAGATCGAGCATTTTCTAGTAGAAATGAATGTATAAGAGTAATAAATAAACTTTTAAATCAAGATATCCAGTTACGAACTTTATCTGGATTTTTTACCAATAAAGATTCTCCAAATAAATCATCTTTAGTTTTTAATATTTTATGTGAATTAAATAATTTAGATTACGAGTGCCTTAAAGAAAGAAAAAGAGAAAACGTCTTAAAAAGAAAATTGAATGGGAATAATTTAGGAGGGAGGCCCAAGATAAGTACATTAAAGGAATCTCTAGTAATCAGATTGCGTAAGGAAGGCTATTCATATCGATCAATCAGAGCACAAACAGGAATAGCCTTATCAACTATTAGAAGAGTAATATTAGATGGGGAAGGCAAATAATATGAATAAAAACGAACTTGAAAATTTAATTAAAGAAAATTTTAAAGATACAGCATTGCGTATTTATGAATTAGATAATAAAGATAGAAAAAGTTTATTAGCAGAATATAGAGAATGGATTATTAACGATTTAGATTTTGAAGAAGTAATGATGCTACCATATGAAGCCTATACTGATAAATTAGATTCTAATTTCTTAGAGGATTCACTTTAATACGCAGTAAGATATCTATTATTAAATTCATATACTTCTTTTGCTAATAATGGTAAAAAGGAAGAATTTTTGAAATATTTTTCTCCATTACAAAAAATGACTAATAAAGTTTGAAGAGATTGACTATTAGTCCACCAAGCAGCATCATGCCTAACTTCTGACATTAAGCCCGCTTTACTCCAGAAATTTATACTTTCAGGTAATCCTGCACCTAAAAAACCATCTATTTGATTAGTAGGATCGTTTTTAAGTACAACTTTATTTAAATTTCTTTTTAAATAACTTCTTAAATTTAAGTTATTTTTTTGATAATCAATATGAATCATTATTTCCTCCAAAATCCTTGCTGCTGAATCAGTTGTCATTGCATTCCTATTTTTATTTTCATATCCATAAAATTCTTTTTCACGACCAAATGGTCCATCATCCCAAGTCTTCTGGCAGCAATTTATACCAATCAATTCCTCCCAATTTAAATCATGGAGCCAATCATTTATTATACTCCTTTGATATTTCCAATTTTCCCACAATTCCCCTTCAATACATGGTCCACTTGTGGTTCCAGTAAGCAAATCAACTAAAAAGCTTGTTGCATTATTACTCGAGAAAGCTAACATTTTCTTCACAGCATCTATGATCTCATCTGATAACAATAAACGTCCTTTTTCAATCCAATAATATGTAGCAAGGGCATAAACCAACTTGACTACGCTGGCAGGATAAAACACTTTTTTACTATTAATACCACATCCAAACCCTTTAAATACGACTTTATTTTCACTTTTGTAGTTGATCCAAGTTATGGCAATATCTTCTCTAGAAAAATCTTTATCATAAGAGCATACTCTCCCTAAAATATCATTTAAGGCTAGACCCATCTCTTTATTTAAATAGTAAAAAGACATTTTATGGAAAACTATACAGATCCTATCTCACTATTTAAACAAACTAATTTTTCAAAGACTATTTGGTGGCAATTAAAAGTTAACACTTCTGGATATCAAAATGAAAGAGAAAATAAGTTAGTTACACAAATTTTTAAAAATAGAATTTTTAAACTGATTTATCCAAATACCTATCAATCTAACCACAAATTTTCAAGGATCTTAGTTCAATTATATGAAGATGGTTATATCTGTTGGATAAATTTAGATGGATTGATTATAGAGAAATACGAATTAAGAAAAAATGAAAATTTAAACAATGAAAACTTCTCTATACAAGATAAAATTCCATTTATTTTAAAATGGATCAAAGATCAAACCGAGTTAACCAATGAATACCTTTGGGGAGGTACATTAGGACCCAATTTTGATTGTTCCGGATTAATTCAGACAGCTTTTTTTAAGCATCATATTTATATCCCACGAGACTCTTATCAAATAAAAGGATTTTGTAAACACCTTTTTTATTTCAAAGAATCTTATGCAGATCTTAAACCAGGCGATCTTTTATTTTTTGGAAATGAAGAAAAATGTGATCATATTGGAATCTATAAAGGGGATGGATTGTATTACCATAGTTCTGGAAAGAATTTTGGCAGAAATGGTATAGGATTAGATACTATAGAAAATTCAAATGATAAAATATCATTGCACTATAAATCCAAACTAATTTCAGCGGGAAGAGTTTTAAGAAGTTATAGATATGATAGAACTATACGTTAAAAAGTAAAGCTCACACTTCAATTTAAAATTAAATTCTTAAATATTACTTTTTAACTTATCTAGAAATTATCCTGCAGTCCAAATATTTTTAATGATAGGCATGAGAGTGTCTAAGTGTAATGTACCAACAAGAAGCCAGGCAAAAACAGCTCCACCACAGCCTCCCAACCAAAATCCACTTGTGAAATCCGCCCAACCAGCTCTTGTAAATAAATCCTTTGGTGGATTATTAACAGTAGCATCTGGAGGTTGAACATTAGGTGCTTTGCCAGGTGCATTATATAAAACTAAAAGTGCTGTCATGATATGAACCGCTCCTATAGCTGAGAGTAGCCCTGCAGTTACTGCAAATTCAGAATTTCTTAGTGGCCCAGTCATAGTAAAAGGACCATATAAGAGATATCCAAAGGCAGCTCCAGTTTCTAAACCTCTGAAATTTGGAGAAATACCTTCTCTATAAAAGGGCAGATTATTAATAAAAGCTTTTGTAAAATAGCCGCTATTAACTGGTGTAGCTAGATTCCCAACACATGGATCATCAACCGTTTTTACCGCCCATTGATCTGCAACACCAATATCATTTGGCTGCACAGAATTATCTATGTATTTTTCATCAAACTTAATAGAACTTGTTGATTCTGAGAATGATTTTTGAAAGTCGCTCATTTTTTTAATAGTTTAGTGTTTAATAAATTATTCAGTTGCTGTTATAAATCTTCCAATCAATACAATAAAAACAGCAGGCATTGCTATACCAATTAATGGAACAAAAATTGAAGGGAGAAGACTTGGTAAATCAGATGGCATAGTTATTTTAAACATCTATAAATACTCTAGTATTTTTCTAAGAAATAGTGTTAATTTTATTACTTGATGATATAAATATTATTAACTTTTTACATGTTAAATTTTTTCGCAATAGTTCTTATTATTTTCATTGGACTATTAATATTAATTTTTCAAAACCAAAAGATTAAAAATGCAATAAATATAAAAAGATCATATCCTAATAAAGTTAAAAGAAAGAAAAGAAGTAATAATAACTTTCTAAATAATAAAAAAAATTTTTCTTACAAACATGAAGAAAAAAAGATCTCAGTATTTTATAAAAATTCTCAAAGAAATAAAATGTTTACTCTTTTTCAAGGTAATACAGAAGATAAATTAAAAGCTTTAAAAATTGCAGAAGAATTAGCTGATAAATCAACGTTACCAATTTTGCGAAAAGGCTTAAGAGATATTTCTCCTGAAGTGGTTGAAATATCAGCTTTATTAATTAGAAAATTCAAGTAACAATTCAATTTTGATTAGTACTACTTTTTGATCTAATTCTGTAAATAGGACGACTTTGACTTTCATGATATGTCCTAATTAAAAGTTCGCTTAATAATCCAAAGCTAAATAATTGAACCCCGGTAATTCCCAATATTAATGCAAACATTAGCAATGGACGATTTCCAATATCCTCACCCATCATTTTTAAAACTATCAAATAAGAACTCATTGCTAGGCTGATCAAAATACTTATAATTCCAACAAATCCAAATCCATACATTGGTCTTGTTAAAAATTTAGTCATAAACCAAACAGTAAGTAAATCCATTAAAACTCTAAAAGTTCTATCTATTCCATATTTACTAGATCCATATTTCCTACTTCTATGATTTACTTTAATTTCTTTAATTCTTGCACCTTCAATATTTGCTAAAACGGGCAGAAACCTATGAAGTTCACCATACAGCTTGATATCATCTACTATTGCTCTCTTGAAAGCTTTTAATGAGCATCCATAATCATGTAAATTCAAACCTGTTACTTGAGCTATTAATTTATTCGCTATTTTTGATGGTATCTTTCTATTAATTAATTTATCTTTTCTATCAAACCTCCATCCACAAATCAAATCATAGCCATTATTAATTTCTGATATTAATTTAGGAATATCGTTTGGGTCATTCTGTAAATCGCCGTCTAAAGTAATTACAATATCGCCTTTGGAATTATCAAAGCCTGCTGCCATTGCTGCGGTTTGTCCATAATTTTTACGAAGACAAATCACTGAAAGTTCCTTAACTTTAATAGTTAGTTGTTTTAATACTCGATGAGTATGATCTTTAGAACCATCATTTACAACAATCAATTCGAAATTGAAATTATTAGCTTTCATTACACTTATAACTTCATCTATTAAAAAACCGATGCTCTCACTTTCGTTGAACACAGGGATAATAATAGAGATTAGTTCGTTTATATCTGACATATTTATTTGAGAACAACTATATAATCTTAACTTAATTTAGAAAAATAAAATTAAACAAAAAAAATCACCACAAATGTGGTGAATTTTTTTATTTAAAGATTCTTTAACCAAACTTACCTGATGTTGATGCAATTACAAAAGCACCAAATGTGAGTATGTTTCCAATTGTAAAATGTGCTAAACCAACTAATCTAGCCTGAACAATTGAAAGTGCTACTGGTTTATCTCTCCAACCTACAAGGTTAGCTATTGGTGTGCGCTGATGAGCCCAAACTAATGTCTCAATTAATTCTTGCCAATAACCACGCCATGATATTAAGAACATAAAACCAGTAGCCCAAACTAGGTGACCAAATAAGAACATCCAAGCCCAAGGAGATAGTGCGTTTACTCCGAACGGATTATATCCGTTAATAAGTTGAGCAGAATTTAACCATAAATAGTCTCTGAACCAACCCATAAGATAAGTTCCTGATTCATTAAATTGAGCTACATTACCCTGCCATATTGCTAGATGTTTCCAATGCCAGTAGAAAGTTACCCATGCTATTAAATTTAAAGCCCAGAACATTGCTAGGTACATAGCATCCCATGATGAACTATCACAGGTACCTCCACGCCCTGGTCCATCACAAGGGAAAGCGTAACCTAAATCTTTCTTATCGGGGATCAACTTTGTTCCTCTAGCATCAAGAGCTCCTTTAATGAGGATTAATGCAGTTGTATGAAGTCCTAGTGCAATAGCATGATGAACTAAGAAATCAGCAGGACCAATGGGCAAGAAAGCACTTAATGCATCTTGCCTATTAATTAAATCCATCCAGTAATGATTACCAGGTAAAGAATTTGCTGCGACACTAGCAGCACTAGTAGGATCAGATAGTAAAGCATTGAAACCATACATCATTTTTCCTTGAGCGGCTTGAACAAACTGAGCAAATACAGGCTCAATTAAAATTTGTTTTTCGGGATTACCAAATGCAACAACTACATCGTTATGTACGTAGATACCTAAAGTGTGGAAACCTAATAGCATTGTTACCCAGCTAAGGTGACTTATTAAAGCCTCTTTAGTACCTAATACTCTTGCAAGTACATTATCTCTGTTTAGCTCAGGATCATAATCCCTTACAAAAAATATAGCTCCATGAGCAAATGCTCCAACCATCAAAAACATAGCGATATATTGATGATGAGTATATAAAGCTGATTGTGTTGTGTAATCTCTTGCTATAAATGCGTATGAAGGGAGAGCACCCATATGCTGAGCCACTAATGAAGTAGCTACACCAAGAGCTGCTAAAGCTAAACCAAGTTGAAAGTGAAGTGAATTAGTAACTGTTTCATAAAGACCATCATGATTTATACCAAAACTTCCTTTGTGAGGATCTAAAGGATGCCTTGTGTTATGAGCTTCTGTAATTTCTTTGAGACTATGACCAATACCAAAAGTATTTCTGTACATATGTCCAGCGATTATGAATACTGTACCTATAGCTATATGATGATGTGCAATGTCTGTTAACCATAAAGCTTCACTTTGTGGATGGAGACCTCCCAAAAATGTAAATATAGCAGTTCCAGCACCTTCTGCAGTTCCAAATACTTGATCTAGGGAATCAGGATTTTGAGCATATGCCCCCCAATTAAGAGAAAAGAAAGGACCTAGACCAGCAGGATGAGGAAGAACAGTTAACCAATTATCCCAACCTACATGAATACCTCTAGACTCAGGAATTGCTACATGAACTAAATGTCCTGTCCAAGCTATACTGCTAAATCCAAATAATACTGCAAGATGATGGTTTAATCTAGATTCGTTATTTTTGAACCAAGCTAGTGATGGTCGAAACTTTGGTTGTAAATGTAGCCATCCTGCGAATAAAGTCCAACAAGCCAAA
Coding sequences within it:
- a CDS encoding recombinase family protein, with product MQVFDTVKNISLNTLSFQFKRKKNLLTENKKKKSIGYARATDNESFYLEEQIQFLKDEGCNLIFSELLSIDSEKKPEFHKALKALTKGDELVVTKLDRAFSSRNECIRVINKLLNQDIQLRTLSGFFTNKDSPNKSSLVFNILCELNNLDYECLKERKRENVLKRKLNGNNLGGRPKISTLKESLVIRLRKEGYSYRSIRAQTGIALSTIRRVILDGEGK
- a CDS encoding serine hydrolase, translating into MSFYYLNKEMGLALNDILGRVCSYDKDFSREDIAITWINYKSENKVVFKGFGCGINSKKVFYPASVVKLVYALATYYWIEKGRLLLSDEIIDAVKKMLAFSSNNATSFLVDLLTGTTSGPCIEGELWENWKYQRSIINDWLHDLNWEELIGINCCQKTWDDGPFGREKEFYGYENKNRNAMTTDSAARILEEIMIHIDYQKNNLNLRSYLKRNLNKVVLKNDPTNQIDGFLGAGLPESINFWSKAGLMSEVRHDAAWWTNSQSLQTLLVIFCNGEKYFKNSSFLPLLAKEVYEFNNRYLTAY
- a CDS encoding C40 family peptidase, producing the protein MENYTDPISLFKQTNFSKTIWWQLKVNTSGYQNERENKLVTQIFKNRIFKLIYPNTYQSNHKFSRILVQLYEDGYICWINLDGLIIEKYELRKNENLNNENFSIQDKIPFILKWIKDQTELTNEYLWGGTLGPNFDCSGLIQTAFFKHHIYIPRDSYQIKGFCKHLFYFKESYADLKPGDLLFFGNEEKCDHIGIYKGDGLYYHSSGKNFGRNGIGLDTIENSNDKISLHYKSKLISAGRVLRSYRYDRTIR
- a CDS encoding photosystem I reaction center protein subunit XI, coding for MSDFQKSFSESTSSIKFDEKYIDNSVQPNDIGVADQWAVKTVDDPCVGNLATPVNSGYFTKAFINNLPFYREGISPNFRGLETGAAFGYLLYGPFTMTGPLRNSEFAVTAGLLSAIGAVHIMTALLVLYNAPGKAPNVQPPDATVNNPPKDLFTRAGWADFTSGFWLGGCGGAVFAWLLVGTLHLDTLMPIIKNIWTAG
- a CDS encoding photosystem I reaction center subunit VIII; this encodes MPSDLPSLLPSIFVPLIGIAMPAVFIVLIGRFITATE
- a CDS encoding glycosyltransferase family 2 protein, whose protein sequence is MSDINELISIIIPVFNESESIGFLIDEVISVMKANNFNFELIVVNDGSKDHTHRVLKQLTIKVKELSVICLRKNYGQTAAMAAGFDNSKGDIVITLDGDLQNDPNDIPKLISEINNGYDLICGWRFDRKDKLINRKIPSKIANKLIAQVTGLNLHDYGCSLKAFKRAIVDDIKLYGELHRFLPVLANIEGARIKEIKVNHRSRKYGSSKYGIDRTFRVLMDLLTVWFMTKFLTRPMYGFGFVGIISILISLAMSSYLIVLKMMGEDIGNRPLLMFALILGITGVQLFSFGLLSELLIRTYHESQSRPIYRIRSKSSTNQN
- the psaB gene encoding photosystem I core protein PsaB translates to MATKFPSFNQGLAQDPTTRRIWYGIATAHDFESHDGMTEEKLYQKLFSTHFGHLAIIALWVAGNLFHIAWQGNFEQFVLDPTHVRPIAHAIWDPHFGSGITEAMTQAGADGPVNVAYSGLYHWWYTIGMRTNEQLFQASIFMSILACWTLFAGWLHLQPKFRPSLAWFKNNESRLNHHLAVLFGFSSIAWTGHLVHVAIPESRGIHVGWDNWLTVLPHPAGLGPFFSLNWGAYAQNPDSLDQVFGTAEGAGTAIFTFLGGLHPQSEALWLTDIAHHHIAIGTVFIIAGHMYRNTFGIGHSLKEITEAHNTRHPLDPHKGSFGINHDGLYETVTNSLHFQLGLALAALGVATSLVAQHMGALPSYAFIARDYTTQSALYTHHQYIAMFLMVGAFAHGAIFFVRDYDPELNRDNVLARVLGTKEALISHLSWVTMLLGFHTLGIYVHNDVVVAFGNPEKQILIEPVFAQFVQAAQGKMMYGFNALLSDPTSAASVAANSLPGNHYWMDLINRQDALSAFLPIGPADFLVHHAIALGLHTTALILIKGALDARGTKLIPDKKDLGYAFPCDGPGRGGTCDSSSWDAMYLAMFWALNLIAWVTFYWHWKHLAIWQGNVAQFNESGTYLMGWFRDYLWLNSAQLINGYNPFGVNALSPWAWMFLFGHLVWATGFMFLISWRGYWQELIETLVWAHQRTPIANLVGWRDKPVALSIVQARLVGLAHFTIGNILTFGAFVIASTSGKFG